The Spirochaetota bacterium genome has a segment encoding these proteins:
- a CDS encoding NUDIX hydrolase produces the protein MTVEYRNPAPTVDIIIEIENDPPSSSPAGIVLIKRKNPPYGWAIPGGFVDYGETLESAAVREAREETGLAVTLVRQFHTYSDPSRDPRKHTITTVYIATARGTPVGADDAAEARIFPLDAPPEEMAFDHGDILRDYRERKY, from the coding sequence ATGACCGTGGAATACAGGAACCCGGCCCCGACCGTGGACATCATCATTGAAATTGAGAACGATCCTCCTTCGTCCTCCCCCGCCGGGATCGTGCTCATCAAGCGTAAAAATCCACCCTACGGATGGGCGATCCCAGGGGGATTCGTCGATTACGGCGAGACCCTTGAATCAGCCGCTGTCAGGGAGGCCCGCGAGGAGACCGGCCTGGCCGTTACCCTGGTCAGGCAGTTCCATACCTATTCCGATCCGTCCCGGGACCCCCGGAAGCACACCATCACAACCGTATACATTGCGACGGCCCGGGGCACGCCGGTGGGGGCCGATGACGCGGCCGAAGCGCGGATATTCCCCCTTGACGCCCCGCCGGAGGAGATGGCCTTCGACCATGGCGACATTCTCAGGGACTACCGGGAGAGAAAGTATTGA
- a CDS encoding glutamate synthase subunit beta, which yields MGDPKGFMHTRRQEAGYRPVEERVNDYSEVEKHLPDDARRLQASRCMDCGVPFCHWACPVSNIMPEWQDRVYRGDWKGAYEILQETNNFPEFTGRVCPALCEASCVLSIGDDAVTIRQNELAVIEKAWSLGLVKAQPPESRTGKKVAVIGGGPAGLACADLLNRAGHSVTLFESADGVGGYLRYGIPDFKLNKYIIDRRVNLMVEEGLVIKTGVTVGKDLPASSLRKDFDAICIAIGSREARDLPIEGRNLGGIHPALDYLIQQNRVVKGDAIPESEIIRAYDKNVVVIGGGDTGADCVGTANRQGARSITQLELLPKPPEHRTAKEPWPLWPKLLKTSSSHEEGCERMWNVSTVKFSGVDGRVKQIVAKKVEWTAGPGGNPVMTEVPGSEFTLDAELVLLAMGFIHPVHTGLVRELGLELDGRGNIRIDENSMTSVEGVFSAGDSSRGASLVVYAIQDGRRAAASIDRYLS from the coding sequence ATGGGAGATCCGAAAGGCTTTATGCATACACGGCGCCAGGAAGCCGGCTACCGGCCGGTGGAAGAGCGCGTCAACGACTACAGCGAAGTGGAGAAGCACCTGCCCGACGACGCCCGCCGGCTCCAGGCCTCGCGCTGCATGGACTGCGGCGTCCCTTTCTGCCACTGGGCATGCCCGGTGTCCAACATCATGCCGGAGTGGCAGGACCGCGTGTACCGGGGTGACTGGAAGGGCGCCTACGAGATCCTCCAGGAGACGAACAACTTTCCCGAGTTCACCGGCAGGGTCTGCCCGGCCCTGTGCGAGGCCTCCTGCGTGCTGTCCATCGGCGACGACGCCGTCACCATCCGCCAGAACGAGCTGGCGGTCATCGAAAAGGCCTGGTCCCTCGGCCTGGTGAAGGCGCAGCCGCCAGAGAGCCGTACCGGGAAAAAGGTCGCCGTCATCGGCGGCGGCCCGGCGGGCCTGGCCTGCGCCGATCTCCTGAACAGGGCCGGCCACAGCGTGACGCTTTTCGAGTCGGCGGACGGCGTGGGGGGATATCTCCGCTACGGCATCCCCGACTTCAAGCTGAACAAGTACATCATCGACCGGCGCGTGAACCTGATGGTCGAGGAAGGGCTTGTCATTAAAACCGGCGTCACCGTCGGGAAAGATCTGCCTGCCTCTTCGCTGCGGAAGGATTTTGACGCGATCTGCATCGCCATCGGCTCCCGGGAGGCGCGGGACCTTCCGATCGAGGGGAGAAACCTCGGGGGCATACACCCGGCCCTGGACTACCTTATTCAGCAGAATCGGGTCGTAAAGGGAGACGCCATTCCGGAGAGCGAGATTATCCGCGCCTATGACAAGAACGTGGTGGTCATCGGCGGCGGCGACACCGGCGCGGACTGCGTGGGCACCGCCAACCGCCAGGGCGCCCGGTCCATCACCCAGCTTGAACTCCTGCCGAAACCGCCGGAGCACCGCACCGCGAAGGAGCCCTGGCCTCTCTGGCCGAAGCTCCTCAAAACCTCCAGCTCCCACGAGGAGGGGTGCGAGAGAATGTGGAACGTGTCCACGGTGAAATTTTCCGGCGTTGATGGCCGGGTAAAACAGATAGTTGCAAAGAAGGTCGAGTGGACCGCCGGCCCCGGCGGGAACCCGGTCATGACAGAGGTGCCGGGATCTGAATTCACCCTGGACGCGGAGCTGGTGCTCCTTGCCATGGGTTTCATTCACCCGGTCCATACCGGCCTGGTCCGTGAACTGGGCCTTGAATTGGACGGACGGGGCAACATCAGGATCGACGAGAATTCCATGACCAGCGTTGAGGGCGTGTTCTCGGCCGGCGATTCGTCCCGGGGCGCCTCCCTCGTGGTGTATGCCATACAGGACGGGAGGAGGGCTGCGGCTTCCATAGACCGGTACCTGTCATAA
- a CDS encoding hydrogenase iron-sulfur subunit — translation MNSTTKKQVKLYIFYCANSLDGDELNRAVHADEEIEYRIISLPCSGKANLLYLIKAFEKGADGLLMITCEKNKCHYLEGNLRSPKRVEEVNSLLEEIGMGKDRMAVLTVNGQGLEPVLSRLHEFSDSIKNMAALTA, via the coding sequence GTGAATAGTACGACAAAGAAGCAGGTTAAATTATACATCTTTTATTGCGCCAACAGCCTGGATGGCGATGAATTGAACCGCGCGGTACATGCCGATGAAGAAATCGAATACCGGATCATCAGCCTCCCCTGTTCGGGCAAGGCCAATCTGCTCTATCTCATCAAGGCCTTCGAAAAGGGCGCCGACGGTCTCCTGATGATCACCTGCGAGAAAAATAAATGCCACTATCTTGAAGGAAACCTCAGGTCGCCCAAGCGGGTCGAGGAAGTCAATTCGTTGCTTGAAGAAATTGGGATGGGAAAAGACCGCATGGCGGTATTAACAGTGAATGGTCAGGGGCTCGAGCCGGTCCTGTCGCGGCTGCATGAATTTAGCGATTCCATCAAGAACATGGCAGCTCTGACAGCCTGA
- a CDS encoding methylenetetrahydrofolate reductase, giving the protein MKTGKTLSDQIQNGDFIVTAEYLPKAETDGASMKSALQALQAVPSAVNVSDNPFGVAQSSLAASVLLAQSGIEPIFQVVTRDRNRIALQSDLLGAATLGIRNLLCLSGYHQSLTDSAESANVYDIDSTQLLAMVKAMTHKGELLNGARIGGSFSMTAGAVANPSLKPIELNMLRLAQKAESGAAFIQTQAVFNVEEFGQWLAAAQQAGIGATTAILAGVLPLESAEEAERLRNAYTEFQIPDSVVERLRSAGDGAAQKKEGLAICVETIQALKNMKGVRGIHVLSGGKEEIIPRLLGESGLSVKD; this is encoded by the coding sequence ATGAAAACAGGAAAAACGCTCAGCGATCAGATACAGAACGGGGATTTCATCGTCACCGCCGAATACCTGCCGAAGGCTGAAACCGACGGCGCGTCGATGAAAAGCGCCCTCCAGGCGCTGCAGGCGGTGCCCTCGGCCGTCAACGTGTCCGATAATCCCTTCGGGGTCGCCCAGTCGAGCCTTGCGGCCTCGGTATTGCTGGCCCAGTCCGGGATAGAGCCGATATTCCAGGTCGTCACCCGCGACAGGAACCGCATAGCCCTCCAGTCAGACCTGCTGGGCGCCGCGACGCTGGGGATCAGGAACCTGCTCTGCCTTTCCGGCTACCACCAGAGCCTGACGGACAGCGCCGAGTCGGCCAATGTCTATGACATCGATTCGACCCAGCTCCTGGCCATGGTCAAGGCCATGACGCACAAGGGAGAACTCCTGAACGGGGCCAGGATCGGCGGCTCTTTTTCCATGACCGCAGGGGCGGTGGCAAATCCCTCCCTGAAACCCATCGAGTTGAACATGCTGCGCCTTGCCCAAAAGGCCGAAAGCGGCGCCGCTTTCATACAGACCCAGGCAGTTTTTAATGTCGAAGAATTCGGACAGTGGCTTGCGGCGGCGCAGCAGGCGGGCATTGGCGCGACCACGGCGATCCTTGCCGGGGTCCTTCCCCTGGAGAGCGCCGAAGAGGCCGAGCGTCTCCGGAATGCCTACACCGAGTTCCAGATCCCCGACAGCGTGGTGGAGCGGCTGCGATCGGCCGGAGACGGGGCGGCCCAGAAAAAGGAAGGCCTTGCCATCTGCGTCGAAACCATCCAGGCCCTGAAGAACATGAAGGGCGTCCGGGGAATCCATGTTCTCTCGGGCGGCAAGGAAGAAATCATACCGCGGCTCCTGGGGGAATCGGGCCTATCCGTCAAAGACTAA
- the gltB gene encoding glutamate synthase large subunit, which yields MSDSLPPQEGLYNSAHEHDSCGIGFVAHIKGKRSHEIIERGLEVLERMEHRGAESADNKTGDGAGILMQIPHDLYRDDMAALPGPGEYGTGIVFLPRKKSEAESCMAELERVVGEEGLSVIGWRDIAVDNSVLGTISKASEPAMKQIFVSGDVPIDRDLLERKLYVIRKMTEDAIRNSSHREKHLFYIPSLSGRTIVYKGMLMPAQVRHYYRDLRDPRAASAVALVHSRFSTNTFPSWDLAQPFRMLAHNGEINTVKGNRFWMSARESTFASSVFGDELKKTMPVIEPGKSDSASFDNVLEMLYYNGRSLPHALMMLIPESWNEKNPIPEELKYFYEFHSTFMEPWDGPASMVFCDGRYVGGTLDRNGLRPSRYVITRDDLIVMGSEVGVQTFPPEAIIYKGRLMPGKLLLVDMEQGRIIPDDEIKRSIYTRKPYQLWVQLNRINLEDLDMKGDAPVAVESEALHDLHLLHGYTREDVEDIIVPMAETAQEPTGSMGTDTPLAVFSDRPQRLFNYFKQCFAQVTNPPIDPIREELVMTLTSYIGAQKNLLDETPEHCRMIKFKSPIFTNRNIETIRQNTDPAFKSITLPMTFPVRTAPGSMKRALDNLCMSVEEKIDQGYSYIILSDRGADRENAPIPSLLACAGVHHYLIRTKKRTRIGLIIETAEAREVMHFALLFGYGASAVNPYGAFATIHDLVQKEELKNLRYMKAEDNYIKAVNKGLLKVLSKMGTSTLRSYRGSQIFEAVGLGGDLIETYFTGTDSRIGGIGIAEVEREALMHHDTAFVRRPRLLESQGVYQFRKEGERHAWNPESIHLLQWATRSGDYAIYKKFSDLINGLNRRPHFIRGLFDFRKQTPIPIDEVESEKNILKRLTTGAMSFGSISKEAHETIAAAMNAISGRSNSGEGGEDPERFTAHPDGVSTRSAIKQVASGRFGVTSNYLANADELQIKIAQGAKPGEGGQLPGYKVDRTIAKTRHSTPGVTLISPPPHHDIYSIEDLAQLIFDLKNANPKARVSVKLVSESGVGTVAAGVAKAHADNILISGFEGGTGASPISSIKHAGLPWEIGLAETHQTLVMNDLRGRVRLQTDGQIKTGREIVIVALLGAEEFGFGTSTLIVLGCVMMRKCHQNTCPVGVATQDPELRKKFTGRPEHLINFFTFMVREVREIMAELGVRKFDDLVGRRDLLTVRAIDHWKAKTVDPSPLLHIPKEASVNATHCVQSQIHKIDDVLDRTLIERSSPALERYGRMPVQIALPVNNTDRAVGTMLSYEVSSRFGEEGLPDDTISCSFRGHAGQSFGAFLARGITFRLEGDANDYLGKGLSGGRIVVIPPAGCAFVPEESIIIGNTVLYGATAGEAYIRGIAGERFAVRNSGAAAVVEGTGDHCAEYMTGGRIIVLGRVGRNFAAGMSGGIAYVLDRDGVFEYFCNRGMVNLSTVREYEDQEFIIEHLEKHVKYTGSTVARDILHGWHEVLPKFVKVLPLEYKRAMDEMKLSMIDEKLARIREEEQLGVTY from the coding sequence ATGTCAGACTCGTTGCCACCTCAGGAAGGACTCTACAACAGCGCCCACGAACACGATTCATGCGGCATCGGTTTCGTCGCTCACATAAAAGGAAAACGCTCCCACGAGATAATCGAGCGCGGCCTTGAAGTTCTTGAGCGCATGGAACACCGCGGAGCCGAAAGCGCGGACAACAAGACCGGCGACGGGGCCGGCATTCTCATGCAGATACCCCACGATCTGTACCGGGATGATATGGCCGCGCTCCCCGGTCCGGGAGAGTACGGCACCGGCATCGTATTCCTTCCCCGGAAGAAGAGCGAGGCCGAATCGTGCATGGCGGAACTGGAGCGCGTCGTCGGCGAGGAGGGCCTGTCCGTCATAGGATGGCGGGACATAGCCGTCGATAACTCGGTCCTGGGAACAATTTCAAAGGCTTCCGAACCGGCCATGAAGCAGATCTTCGTTTCCGGCGACGTCCCGATAGACAGGGACCTCCTCGAACGGAAGCTGTACGTCATACGGAAAATGACAGAGGACGCCATCAGGAATTCCTCCCACAGGGAAAAGCACCTCTTTTATATACCCTCCCTGTCGGGCAGGACCATCGTGTACAAGGGGATGCTCATGCCCGCGCAGGTGCGCCATTATTACCGCGACCTCAGGGACCCCCGCGCGGCCAGCGCCGTGGCCCTGGTCCACTCGCGTTTCAGCACAAACACCTTTCCGTCCTGGGACCTGGCCCAGCCCTTCCGGATGCTCGCCCATAACGGCGAGATCAACACCGTCAAGGGAAACCGGTTCTGGATGTCGGCCCGCGAATCCACCTTCGCGTCATCCGTGTTCGGAGACGAGCTGAAAAAAACAATGCCGGTCATCGAGCCGGGCAAAAGCGATTCGGCATCCTTTGACAACGTCCTGGAAATGCTCTACTACAACGGCCGGTCCCTTCCCCACGCCCTCATGATGCTCATACCGGAATCATGGAACGAGAAAAACCCCATACCGGAAGAGCTGAAATATTTCTACGAGTTCCACTCCACCTTCATGGAGCCGTGGGACGGTCCCGCCTCCATGGTCTTCTGCGACGGACGCTACGTGGGGGGCACCCTGGACCGGAACGGACTGCGGCCGTCCCGCTACGTGATCACACGGGACGATCTCATCGTCATGGGATCGGAGGTGGGCGTCCAGACCTTCCCCCCGGAGGCGATCATCTACAAGGGGCGTCTCATGCCGGGCAAGCTGCTCCTCGTTGACATGGAACAGGGCCGCATCATCCCGGACGACGAGATCAAGCGCTCCATTTACACCCGAAAGCCCTATCAGCTCTGGGTCCAGCTCAACCGTATCAACCTGGAGGACCTTGACATGAAGGGTGACGCGCCGGTGGCGGTCGAATCGGAAGCGCTCCACGACCTACACCTCCTCCACGGATACACCCGCGAAGACGTCGAGGACATCATCGTTCCCATGGCGGAGACGGCCCAGGAGCCGACCGGGTCCATGGGGACCGACACTCCCCTGGCGGTCTTTTCGGACAGGCCCCAGCGCCTTTTCAATTACTTCAAGCAGTGCTTCGCCCAGGTGACGAACCCGCCCATAGACCCGATCCGGGAGGAGCTGGTCATGACCCTTACCAGCTACATCGGCGCGCAGAAGAACCTCCTGGACGAGACGCCCGAGCACTGCCGCATGATCAAGTTCAAGAGCCCCATATTCACCAACCGGAACATCGAGACCATCCGGCAGAACACGGATCCCGCGTTCAAGAGCATCACCCTGCCCATGACCTTCCCGGTCAGGACCGCGCCGGGCAGCATGAAGCGTGCCCTCGACAACCTCTGCATGAGCGTTGAGGAAAAAATCGACCAGGGCTATTCCTACATAATACTGTCGGACCGGGGAGCCGACCGGGAGAACGCCCCCATACCATCGCTCCTCGCCTGCGCCGGCGTCCATCACTACCTGATACGGACGAAGAAGCGCACGCGCATCGGACTCATCATAGAAACCGCCGAGGCCCGGGAGGTGATGCATTTCGCCCTCCTCTTCGGGTACGGGGCAAGCGCCGTGAATCCCTACGGCGCCTTCGCCACCATCCATGACCTGGTGCAGAAAGAGGAGCTCAAGAACCTGCGTTACATGAAGGCCGAGGACAATTACATCAAGGCCGTCAACAAGGGGCTTTTGAAAGTATTGTCAAAAATGGGAACCTCCACGCTGCGGAGCTACCGCGGGTCCCAGATCTTCGAGGCAGTCGGCCTCGGCGGGGACCTGATAGAAACCTATTTTACGGGAACGGATTCGCGCATCGGCGGCATCGGCATCGCCGAGGTGGAGCGCGAAGCGCTGATGCATCACGATACCGCCTTCGTGAGAAGGCCGAGGCTCCTCGAGTCCCAGGGCGTATACCAGTTCCGCAAGGAGGGTGAGCGACACGCATGGAACCCGGAGTCGATTCATCTTCTGCAGTGGGCCACCCGGTCCGGCGATTACGCCATTTACAAGAAATTCTCCGACCTGATAAACGGCCTGAACCGGCGTCCCCATTTCATCCGGGGACTCTTCGACTTCAGGAAACAGACGCCCATACCGATAGACGAGGTCGAGAGCGAGAAGAACATCCTGAAGCGCCTCACCACCGGCGCCATGTCCTTCGGGTCCATATCGAAGGAGGCCCACGAGACCATTGCCGCGGCCATGAACGCCATCAGCGGCCGCAGCAATTCCGGCGAGGGGGGCGAAGACCCGGAGCGCTTCACGGCGCACCCGGACGGCGTCTCCACCCGGAGCGCCATCAAGCAGGTCGCCTCGGGAAGGTTCGGCGTCACCAGCAACTACCTGGCCAACGCGGACGAGCTCCAGATCAAGATAGCCCAGGGCGCGAAGCCGGGCGAAGGGGGACAGCTCCCCGGGTACAAGGTCGACAGGACCATCGCAAAGACCAGGCACTCGACCCCGGGGGTCACCCTCATATCGCCGCCGCCGCACCACGACATCTACTCCATCGAAGACCTGGCGCAGCTCATCTTTGACCTTAAGAACGCCAACCCGAAGGCGCGGGTGAGCGTCAAGCTCGTGTCGGAGAGCGGCGTGGGCACCGTCGCTGCCGGCGTCGCCAAGGCCCACGCGGACAACATCCTCATCAGCGGCTTCGAGGGAGGCACCGGCGCGAGCCCCATCAGCTCCATCAAGCACGCGGGGCTTCCCTGGGAGATCGGTCTCGCCGAGACCCACCAGACCCTGGTCATGAACGACCTGCGCGGCCGGGTGCGGCTCCAGACCGACGGCCAGATCAAGACCGGCCGCGAGATCGTGATCGTCGCGCTGCTGGGTGCGGAGGAGTTCGGCTTCGGCACCTCCACCCTCATCGTGCTGGGATGCGTGATGATGCGCAAGTGCCACCAGAACACCTGCCCCGTGGGCGTCGCCACCCAGGACCCTGAGCTCCGGAAGAAATTCACCGGCAGGCCGGAGCACCTCATCAACTTCTTCACCTTCATGGTGCGGGAGGTGCGGGAGATCATGGCGGAGCTGGGCGTCAGGAAGTTCGACGACCTGGTCGGCCGGAGGGACCTCCTTACCGTGCGTGCCATCGACCACTGGAAGGCGAAAACCGTGGACCCGTCTCCCCTTCTCCACATCCCGAAGGAGGCGTCGGTGAACGCAACGCACTGCGTGCAGTCGCAGATACATAAAATTGACGATGTCCTTGACCGAACCCTGATCGAGCGGTCGAGCCCGGCACTGGAGCGCTACGGCCGCATGCCGGTCCAGATCGCGCTCCCCGTCAACAACACCGACCGGGCCGTCGGCACCATGCTCTCCTACGAGGTGTCGAGCCGCTTCGGCGAGGAGGGCCTGCCGGACGACACCATATCGTGCAGTTTCCGGGGCCACGCGGGGCAGAGCTTCGGCGCCTTCCTGGCGCGGGGAATCACCTTTCGCCTCGAGGGAGACGCCAACGACTACCTGGGCAAGGGCCTCTCCGGCGGACGCATCGTCGTGATACCGCCGGCGGGCTGCGCCTTCGTGCCGGAGGAGAGCATCATCATCGGGAATACGGTCCTCTACGGCGCCACCGCGGGCGAGGCCTACATCCGCGGCATAGCCGGGGAGCGCTTCGCCGTGCGCAACAGCGGCGCCGCCGCGGTGGTGGAAGGCACAGGCGACCACTGCGCCGAGTACATGACCGGCGGGCGCATCATCGTCCTCGGGAGGGTGGGCCGTAACTTCGCGGCCGGCATGAGCGGCGGCATCGCCTACGTCCTCGACCGCGACGGGGTGTTCGAGTATTTCTGCAACAGGGGGATGGTGAACCTTTCGACGGTGCGCGAATACGAGGACCAGGAGTTCATCATCGAGCACCTCGAAAAGCACGTCAAGTACACCGGGAGCACCGTCGCCCGGGACATCCTCCACGGCTGGCACGAGGTCCTGCCGAAGTTCGTGAAGGTGCTGCCGCTCGAGTACAAGCGCGCCATGGACGAGATGAAGCTGTCCATGATCGACGAAAAGCTCGCCCGGATACGGGAAGAAGAACAGCTGGGAGTGACATACTGA
- a CDS encoding alpha/beta hydrolase → MNISNTLLTTLEITLDTIFKASGTDLRVHGLENVPDQPVLYVVNHFTRMETFLMPYIIKKKLRKYPISLADRSFFSGKMGEFMDRVGAVSTADQNRNAILIGSLLTDRHPVIIFPEGQMIKDKKIVEKGKFMVYNTGIRRPPHTGAARIALLSQFMREKIRRFHEKSDMGRLEQIAAAYGFDLQDLGGILKKETCIVPVNLTYYPVRARDNAINKLVGRFVKDMSARFKEELEVEGTMVMEGVDIDINFGKPIYAREYLQSNSQVMEMLADDSLYLSPDDSKRLSALAPLDLAVMLQYMNAIYGMTTVNHDHLLSYILTHYKKGWISEDDLKNRAFLAMDRIRASGLTNYHTALQKKQFYLLTDDFHDKYANFIESALSDGLISLKDGIIRKNRGRFTKLYDFHTIRKDNIMEVLTNEIEPLTALTAALDRLCFMPAWWIRRTIRNRFIELDRKLFDEDYMKYGITGESKPREIGQPFFLKRLFSRKGIILVHGYMAAPEEIRPLADFLHGKGYNVYGARLRGHGTAPEDLATRNWEKWYDSVGRAYIIMKNSMKTLAIGGFSTGAGIALLQAANKPGRFRGVISINAPLKLQNISSRLSSAVVMWNNFLTRIHVNKGKMDFVTNTPENPHINYFRNPVAGVSELGRLMKVVEERLPLVRDPALIIQGSDDPVVNPVSGLEIFDRLGTERKQLIRIFAKRHGIVRGRESEEVKARVLEFLGKVFSGKA, encoded by the coding sequence ATGAACATTTCCAATACCCTTCTGACGACCCTCGAAATCACCCTCGATACCATTTTCAAGGCTTCCGGCACGGACCTACGCGTCCACGGCCTTGAAAACGTGCCGGACCAGCCGGTGCTCTATGTCGTGAACCATTTCACGCGAATGGAAACCTTCCTGATGCCCTATATCATAAAAAAGAAGCTCCGCAAATACCCCATATCCCTGGCCGACAGATCCTTCTTCAGCGGCAAGATGGGCGAGTTCATGGACAGGGTCGGCGCCGTTTCAACGGCGGACCAGAACCGGAACGCCATCCTCATCGGCTCGCTCCTCACGGACAGGCACCCGGTCATCATATTTCCGGAAGGCCAGATGATCAAGGACAAGAAGATTGTCGAAAAGGGCAAATTCATGGTGTACAACACCGGCATCCGGCGGCCCCCCCATACCGGCGCGGCCCGCATCGCCCTCCTATCTCAGTTCATGCGGGAGAAGATCCGCCGCTTCCATGAAAAGAGCGACATGGGCAGGCTTGAACAGATTGCCGCCGCCTACGGCTTCGACCTCCAGGACCTGGGCGGCATTCTCAAAAAAGAAACGTGCATCGTGCCGGTGAACCTGACCTATTACCCGGTCAGGGCCCGGGACAACGCCATAAACAAGCTGGTGGGAAGGTTCGTCAAGGACATGTCCGCCCGCTTCAAGGAGGAGCTCGAGGTCGAGGGCACCATGGTCATGGAAGGCGTTGACATAGACATCAATTTCGGGAAGCCGATCTATGCGAGGGAATACCTTCAATCGAACAGCCAGGTCATGGAGATGCTGGCCGATGATTCCCTCTACCTCTCACCGGATGATTCGAAGAGGCTCTCCGCCCTTGCTCCCCTGGACCTCGCCGTGATGCTCCAGTACATGAACGCGATCTACGGCATGACCACGGTGAACCACGATCACCTGCTTTCATACATCCTTACCCATTACAAGAAAGGATGGATCAGCGAAGATGACCTTAAAAACCGCGCCTTCCTGGCCATGGACAGGATCCGTGCGAGCGGCCTCACCAACTATCACACCGCGCTCCAGAAGAAGCAGTTCTATCTCCTCACGGACGATTTTCATGACAAGTACGCGAATTTCATCGAATCGGCCCTGTCCGACGGCCTCATCTCCCTGAAGGACGGCATCATCCGCAAAAACCGTGGCCGTTTCACCAAGCTCTATGACTTCCACACCATCAGGAAGGACAACATCATGGAGGTGCTCACGAACGAGATCGAGCCCCTCACCGCCCTTACCGCGGCCCTGGACCGCCTGTGCTTCATGCCGGCCTGGTGGATCAGGAGAACGATCCGGAACCGCTTCATCGAGCTGGACAGGAAGCTCTTCGATGAGGATTACATGAAATACGGCATCACGGGCGAAAGCAAGCCGAGGGAGATCGGGCAGCCCTTTTTCCTGAAGCGCCTCTTCAGCCGGAAGGGGATCATTCTGGTCCACGGCTACATGGCAGCGCCCGAGGAGATCAGGCCCCTGGCGGACTTCCTCCACGGGAAGGGATACAACGTCTACGGCGCCCGCCTGCGCGGCCACGGCACAGCGCCGGAAGACCTGGCGACGCGCAACTGGGAGAAGTGGTACGACTCGGTGGGAAGGGCCTACATCATCATGAAAAACTCGATGAAGACCCTGGCCATCGGCGGCTTCTCCACCGGCGCGGGCATCGCCCTGCTGCAGGCGGCGAATAAGCCGGGCAGGTTCCGCGGCGTCATTTCCATCAACGCGCCCCTGAAGCTGCAGAACATATCGTCGCGGCTCTCGTCGGCCGTTGTCATGTGGAACAATTTCCTCACGAGGATCCACGTGAACAAGGGGAAAATGGATTTTGTCACCAACACCCCGGAAAATCCCCATATCAACTATTTCCGCAATCCCGTCGCCGGGGTCAGCGAACTGGGCAGGCTCATGAAGGTCGTGGAAGAGCGCCTTCCCCTCGTCAGGGACCCCGCCCTGATCATTCAGGGCTCCGACGACCCGGTGGTCAACCCGGTAAGCGGCCTGGAGATTTTCGACCGCCTCGGCACTGAGCGGAAACAGCTCATCAGGATTTTCGCGAAGCGCCATGGCATCGTTCGCGGCAGGGAATCTGAAGAGGTGAAGGCAAGGGTCCTGGAGTTCCTGGGCAAGGTCTTCAGCGGCAAGGCCTGA